The Phragmites australis chromosome 1, lpPhrAust1.1, whole genome shotgun sequence genomic interval AAGAAGAAGGCCTTTAAAAGTAGAAGAAGAGAACATCCCATTTTTAGAACGTTGTCAGAGTACGTTCTTAGCTAACTATATGACCACATGATGCATTTGGTCAAGCAAAATGTTCCAAGCTCAAATAATCCTGTGTTAAGTGTAGTTAGCCTAAAATCGTGAGTTAGATGTAGCCAGtttaatcaaaataaaattagGTTTAACTTGTCTGTGTGTTATATTCTGGTTATTTCATGCGACAACCTTAAATTACATGGTGCTTTTTAAACTATTATCGTAATAagaattttggttttttttaattatttttactatcaattttacctattgattaattgtattttacatggactctttatttagatgcttgatttttataataatttgatttttaaaaactatatttgatatgaatccttcttttttctattctaatccTCAATTttaattatcatttattttattttatttggactatgtatttagatattttgctttccaaactgTATGGAAATCAAACTATTAATTTTCTATAGTTTTTAATTCCGAAATTAGCTATTtgttaatcatatttgatattatctttttatttaatttagacCGTTCGATATTCATAATGATGAGTGGTTtgaattcttttttttctgattaatgTGATAATTTTGTGACCTTGAGAGAGAATATGGTGGCTCCTTTTAACagttaaataataatataactagCAAGATGTCCCATGCTAATAGCGTGTCTAGCCTTGCCacaattttaattttttctgtTCTAAtcccaatttcaattattatttattatattttatttggactctttatttagatagtTTGTTTCCTAACCGTATGAAattgaactgctaatttttaattccaaatttattaattgtatttgatatgagTTTTTCAAATTTAATCTAAACCGTTAGATATTTATAATAATATGACATTTAATATGagtttattaattgtatttgatatgagGAAtctagatcttttttttttattactatGATAATTTCATGACATTTAAAGTGAATATGAAAGTTTTTTTAACGTTTAAATaataagataatagatagatatGTAGAGGTGTCACGAGGGCtatgagacactaatcaagggAGGGTGGACGGACGGACGGTTGTCACAATCTAGTCGGCCTTCAGTCAAACCTAACCTACATGCAGCTGTCCTTGCAAACATGGGACCGTGAGCAATTCGGTTCGGTTAAGGAGCTTAAGGGACTTCGACGTCGCTTGCAACGCTTTCGCAGAAACTCGATCCGCTCTGGCCCAATCGGTTAGGCAGTGTTTGGTGTTTCTAGCAGATGATTCTGCATGAGATGATTTAGCTGGACAAGTTAATTTTGAATGGATTGATATATGTTTAATGTTCGATTAGCTGTATAGTATGATATATATTTCTGTTTGATTATTTGTATGAAATGAGGCGATTTGATATAATTTTCTGTTGGGTTGCTGAATGAGATGATTTTGGATGAGATATATaggatgataaaaatatatataaatgaagAATTACAGATGATACCTATGCAAACGCTTGGGCAGAGTGTTCGATATGATACCTATGCAAGCGTTCGGGTTTGAACACGGGCTGGTTCGAGCGCTCACGCCGTGCAAGCGCTGTCCTTGATAACCGAGCTAGCGTCCGTATGCATTGGCAAACAGACTGAAACCTGTTCTTGATGAGATCATATCGGAGGAGCAAAGTAATTTGGTCCCAGGCCGACTGATCACGGATAACGTCTTGGTGGCGTATGAGAGCATTCACTGtctgaaaaaggaagaaaggaaaGTCAGGTGCTTGTGCAGTTAAATTGGAAAAGGCCAAGGCCTACGACCAGGTGGACTGGATCTATCTCTGCTGTATCATGCAGAAACTCGGTTTTGATCCAAGATGGGTAGAACTGGTGATGAAATGTGTGGAAACAATATCTTTTTCAGTGAGTCAATGGCCATTTTTCCGAAGTGTTCACTCCATCTAGAGGGATTCAGCAGGGGGATCCACATTATTTCCCTACCTTTTCCTCCTGTGCGCCGAAGCCATTCCAACCCCGATTCTCTGTGTGCTTGCGTTCTAAAAGGAAAATGTTACCCGGATGGGAATTTCCTCTCGGCCAGAAATAAAAAGCATGCCTCCCATACCTGGTGAGCAATCCTGACTGGAAGTAAAGCATTAGACCTGGGTCGGATGAAAAGAATTGGAGATGGTGCTACTACTAACATCTGGAACGACAGGTGGATTCCTGATCGTGTGGGCAAATAGACCACTCTGCCGGCTTGATGGCTCTCGTCTGTTTCGGAGGGGCACGTCAAGATGGCTCTCGTCTGTTTCCTCTTCCCTCGTAGCGGAAGCTGAAGCGTGCTGGGAGGGTTTCAAGCTGCTTTCAGAATCTGATCGGGCAGATGTGATCTTGGAGACCGACTGCAAAATACTGGTGGAGCAATGGAATACCAGAAACAATCATCTCTCGGAGATTCCCACGATCCTAGCGGATATCCAAGAGCTTAGCATGAGCTTCTCTTGTCTTTGCAAGACGCTCTGCAAACTGGGCGGCTCATCTATGTGCCCAGCAGGCCAGCATGCAGCGCAACATAGTGTGGATAACTATTGGTCATCTCAGGCACCAGACTTCCTTCTGCAATGATTGCAGTCGGACCGTAACCTCCATGATTACTAGAAGAGAAGTGCTCTTGGTATTTAAAAAAACGAAAAACTTGCCGTTTCCTTCCGACTCCTCATTTTCTCATCACCCACCCAACCTAAACCACACCCATTCGACGTGGCAGTCAGCTAACCCACCCTCCCCAGCCTCCCGCCGCAGACCATGCACACCTCGTCGGCGCCATCCCGCTGGGTGCGCGCGCGTTGGTCACCACCCCGTCTCCTACATCAGCACCaccccagcctcctcctcgcgTCTCCTCCCACCTCGATGCACACGTCCGTACCACCGGCGCACCACGCCCGCCACTCTCTGGCTCGTGCCATCACCACCAGCCTTTAAAGCTTGAGCTCCACGCCTCGCAAAGTCGTAACCATACCTTGGAGAAGCGTCATCGCGCAGACCCCACCCCATCGGCCTCTCGTCCTCTCTTGAACCCTGACACCCTCCTCCTTACTTAAACTCGGCTTGCTTTTGCGGCAGTGGCCAGAGAAAGTAGAGCAGCGTACAAGGCTAGCCAGCTgctagctgcatgcatgcaatggCGCGCACCGTGCACGACCGCCTCCCGTTCCTGGCCTCGCCCCCGCCCGCGCGAGAGAGGGGCAGGAACCCGTCCCTTGCCGAGATGCTCCGCCTCGTCGGCGCGGCCACCGTCGACCCAGCCGCCGCGGAGGACGACGGCGCGGCGTCCGCGTTCTCGCTCTCGCTCCCGCTCCCCACCACGCCTGGTCACGGTATGGTCGGCGTCGGGGGCAGTGCGGGCGTGGAGATCGGGCGTAGCATCCAGTTCCGCCTGGTGTTCTCTAACCTGACCTACAGCGTCCGCACCAAGGAGCGCGCGAGCCCCGGTGGGGGTGGCGGGCTGCGCCTGCCCATGCAGCGCCGCTGCGACCACGCCACCGCGGCGCTCCACGCGCACGCGCCCCGCACGAGGGCGCTGTTGGACGGCATTTCGGGGGAGGCGAGGGAGGGCGAGGTCCTGGCCGTGATGGGCGCCAGCGGTTCCGGCAAGTCCACGCTCATCGACGCGCTCGCCAACCACATCTCTCGCGACGCGCTCAAGGGGGCCGTCACGCTCAACGGCGAGCCCCTCACAGGCAACATCATTAAGTCCATCTCCGCTTACGTCATGCAGGACGACCTGCTGTTCCCCATGCTCACCGTCATCGAGACACTCTCCTTCGCCGCCGAGTTCCGCCTCCCCAGAGTACTGTCCCCGGCCAAGAAGCGCGCGCGCGTGCAAGCGCTCATCGAACAGCTCGGCCTCTGCGCAGCGGCCAACACCATCATCGGTGACGAGGGCCACCGCGGGGTGTCCGGAGGCGAGCGCCGCAGGGTCTCCATCGGCACCGACATCATCCACGACCCGATCCTCCTATTCCTCGACGAGCCGACGTCGGGGCTCGACTCCACCTCGGCGTTCATGGTGGTCAAGGTGCTCCGCCGTATCGCTGAGAGTGGCAGCATTGTCATCACATCCATCCACCAGCCGAGCCAGCGCATCCTCGGCCTCCTCGACcgcctcatcctcctctccgGCGGCCGCACAGTCTTCAGCGGGCCACCCTCCGCCCTCCCGACCTACTTCGCCGAGTTCGGCTTCCCAATCCCAGAAGACGAGAACCGCGCTGAGTTCGCGCTCGACCTAATCCGCGAGTTCGAGTCGTTGCCGACGGGGACTAAGCCGCTCGTCGACTTCAACCGTACATGGCAGCGGATGCACGCTCCAAGCCACGGCTCGGCGGACGCTGATCTGTGGGTGCCCACGATGCCGCTGAAGGAGGCCATCAGCGCGAGCATTTCGCGCGGGAAGCTGGTGTCGGGCTCGGACGtggccggggaggcggcgtcggTGCACACCTACGCGAACCCGTTCTGGGTGGAGATGAAGGTGCTGACGAAGAGGTCGGCAATCAACTCACGGCGCATGCCGGAGCTGTTCCTCATTCGTCTGGGCGCCGTGGTGGTCACCGGCGCGATCCTCGCCACCGTCTTCTTCCGGCTCGACCAGTCGCCCAAGGGCGCGCAGGAGCGGCTCGGCTTCTTCGCCTTCGCCATGTCCACCATGTTCTACACATGCGCCGACGCGCTGCCGGTGTTCCTCCAGGAGCGCTACGTCTTCCTCCGGGAGACCGCCTACGGCGCGTACCGACGCGCCTCCTACGTGCTCTCCAACGCAATTGTGTCGTTCCCGCCGCTCGTggtcctctccctctccttcgcCTTCACCACCTTCTTCGCCGTCGGCCTCGCTGGCGGCGCGTCCGGGTTCGCCTTCTACACGCTGGCCATCCTGGCGTCCTTCTGGGCCGGGAGCGGCTTCGTCACGTTCCTCTCCGGCGTCATACCGCACGTGATGATCGGGTACACCGTCGTCGTCGCCATCCTCGCCTACTTCCTGCTGTTCAGCGGCTTCTTCATCAACCGAGACAGGATCCCGGGCTACTGGATATGGTTCCACTACCTGTCCCTGGTCAAGTACCCGTTCGAGGGCGTGCTGCAGAACGAGTTCGGCCGCGGCGGCGAATGCTTCGTGCGGGGCGCGCAGATCTTCGACAACTCGCCGCTGGCGGCGCTGCCGGACGCGGTGAAGGCCCGGGTGCTGGCGTCCATCAGCTCGGCGCTCGGGGTGGGGATCGGCGCCGACACGTGCGTGGTCACGGGGCGCAGCGTGCTGCAGCAGACGGCGGTGACGCAGCTCGGCAAGTGGGAGTGCCTGCTCGTGACGGCGGCGTGGGGGTTCCTCTTCCGGCTGTTCTTCTACTTCAGCCTCGTGCTCGGCAGCAAGAACAAGAGGAGGTGATCGTGCTGCCACGGACTTGTCTGTCTGTGTACGTACGTGTACCGACATGCGCGCGCGCGTATGTCCATTTGAATGGTCGAACCGTCGAAGCTAGCCAtggaagaaagcaagaagcgTGAAGTGAAGGAAGACGTAGTCAACTAGGTggtgatttttttatgttttttgccCTTCTTAATTTCTCTGCTGATTTGATAGTGGTTTTGCAAGTATACATAATGCTTGGATCCACTAGCTGGTCgttcggtttttttttttggttttttctaTGTGTCCGAACTCCAAAGATTATGAAAATGAACCGccattttgttgttttcttggGTCACCTGCAGTCTTCAATTCTCAAAAGAACCAAAGACATCGCTGACTCCGTTTCGTTCTGGTTGTTCTCTAACTCAATCTGTGATTGCCCTTTATTTGGTGAGTTGTGCTTTGGAAGCTCATTCttggtgcaaaaaaaaaaaaaaaaccacttcCTTCTTTCTCACATTGACAGGGAAAAGGCATAACCTCCTTTTGAACTTTCAAAAGAACAAAGCATAACTTTGCGATCTTCTTATCTgccttttttttgttcttcatgTGATACACTAAAAAAGTGTTCTTGTTTGTTGCTGTCATAtggtacatgaacatagatggAGTTAGATATGAACTGCACGGGCGGTTGGTTATAATTAGGTACATCATATCCAAAGGGTCTTACCAGTATTGGCTAGTCGTAATTAATAGCTATTAGGTGAGATATAGCGTGCATCGTACCTTCTGAACTTCTTTAAATCTCTGTGTTAATTTGATCATGTAACACAACTAGTTTTTTAACTAGAGCTCATGGATTCCATTAATCACAATGCACGGTAAGATCATCGGCAACCGCATCAGTTATAAAAGTTAGAAAACGATCATGCCACCCTCTCACCATGCATACCAGCAGCAGCTAATACATCCGTTGTATTATTACATAATCTAGGGCAAAACAAACTCGATAAAAGACAAACGATATGGAGTAAACTTTGTAACGCAACTAGTTAGTTCTAGAGGAGTTTGACATGACTCGATATTATATTGGACCCTGAAGCAAGAACTTTCGCATGCGTGCTCGGCTTTCTCACTTTGATATTATTATCCGGTGATATATATAACACCAAGCCTAATTACTAATTTCTCTAGAATACCAACTGTTAAATCATGACTTGGGCTTAATCTTGCATGCGACTGTAACATACTTACTCCTATTGTGACAGTGAACCATAACTGCAGAATGGTAACATCTCCTAGTAATATATAGCACGCACGTACTTCTTGCTGGAGCTCTTAGGTTTGAACAAAAGAAAGCAACAACCAGACCTTTGCAGAGGAATCGTCATCATCAGAAGCACCATATGCTTGTTGGGCGAGCAGATTTCTAATAGAAGCAAGTAGAGCACTTGCATGTCCGGTATTTGGCAGTTGGCACTACGGCGTCGACGGCCTGGTGGCTGTTGGCCAGGGCTTAGATTAGCTGCGCCGTACCACACCCGGCGAGGCAGAGAGACCGATACGGCAGGACCTGCATCTGGAAATTGTTTTCTGTACACATGCACTTGGAAACGTCTCCTTGCGACCGTGTATTATTAGTGTATGCATGCGTACGACGCATGCCTGGTCTTCGTGGCGTTCAGGTCAGCGATCGCTCAACAAACTCGCACCAGATTGATTGCCTGTGAGTGTGACTGGACAAGCAGCTACTTGCCTACGTACCTGATTGTTTCATGCTAGTATATTGAAAGGCAGCCACCAAGGTCTTGCAGAGAaggacaaaagaaaaacaacgtACAAACAGCATGCCGGTTACGTTGGAGAGTCAACGGTTCAGTACTTCCGCAGACGATTAATCCAAACCAGTTTCGTATCACAAATTTCATCCAAACTTGTTTCTCTATACCAAGAACTCTGCTGCTTAGTTTAATGTGGTGAGAACTAGACATGCCACAGGATATCTTTGTGCTTTTCGTGGGGTGCTGCTACATTAATTTCTATTGGTGAATCACAACGGTCTTTCAGTTCACCGCCCGGACGCCAGTCATGCTCAGGCCTCATCGATCAGTACCGATCGCCCACCCGATACGCCCGGCACCCGTCCCGGCTCCAGAAAGTTTGGGACACTGGTGGCTCGGTGTGCAGACCGCGGCCGCCCGAGAGATCCGTGATCACCCCGTGGCCCAAACTCTTCAGGTACCGTGCCGAGCACATAGGTGAGTCATGCTTTGGCCGATCAGCGGCGGCAACATGGCACGCGTGAGCTGTGACTGATAGAGCGTCTTAGCGCGATTCTTGTGTGTCTCACGGCCTCGCGGAGTTCCTATGGGACTCCAGGTCCGGGCAGCCTGGCGAGCGGGCAGTGGTGGTGCCGTGCACGAAACCCGCAGAATAGAGAGGTAATTAGATCGGCTATGGACCGATATAGAACTGTCATGTATTCTagcttatatttttttaagttagagTTGAATATAGATAATAtcgaataattattttttttatcatatattatATTCTATATTTTTTGCTTAGAGCTAGAGTTAAAGTGGATAGTCGGATAAATATCAGTTAGTTGGATATATGGAAATCTTTCATTTTATTTGCATCTCTATATAGCACATTAAACATTATAGAGGTACAATCAAAGTGAGTATAGAGAGAATGATGATGAGATGTAAAAATAAGAGCATTCAATATTATTTGTTTACGCGAATGTGtgacaatccacatatatattatcatatttttaagtgAAATCATAATAGATTTTTTCGTAACAGTTAACATTCGGATACTTCAGACGGATACCAATCATTTTGTATCTTATCCTATATTTTCTCAGATATAGAATTAGACACAGATAGTGTCGGACACGAATACCATCCATCTACTTCGAACTCTTTTGGGCGGTCGAGCGGTTCGAAAATATCCGTCCCGTTTGCACCCCTATGTAGTAACCTCGATGGATGTAGACATATAGTGCCCCGCATGAGAAAGTGAAGCCACAACAGACTAGAGGTAAATCGGATTGTATACAGACGGATATTGCTGATCCTATATCCTATTCTACATTTTTTTCGAAGTCAGATCGGACACAAATAGTATCGAACAGTGTCGGACACGAATATCAGTCATCCTATATTTGCTTCAGACCCCTTCGGACGGTCAGATAGATAGAaaattttcacttcatttacATCCCCACACATCACATTAACAATATATAGGTGAAATCAAAGTGAGCATAGTAAAAAAGTGATCATTGAAATGTAAAAACAAGGATATTCAATATTATTTGTATACGGATACGTGACAATTTATCTATATATTATCAcatttttaagtaaaattatAATAGATTGTCTTGTACCAATAAATATTTGGATACTTCGAATATCGAATCGGATACAAACGGATAGTATCAAAGTATCAGATATTATAGATATTTACTTTGAACCCTTCACGAGGTTACACAGTCAGAAAATATCCGTCCCGTTGGTAAGGCAGACAGCGTGGGCGCTGTGGTGGGGATGGGCCTGGAGAAAGGCTTGGGCCCGACAGGAAGCGGAGGACGGACGATTCTAGCTACGAGGCCATGGTCGGCCATTGGTTGCCACGGCCTGCTTGCCGAGGGTTAGCTACTGTGTTTTAGGGTAACTAGGTGTCTCTCTCGCGTGTTGCGCTCTCGCACGTTGTTGCAAGAGTGATAGAAGAGCAGAAATTGCCAATAACAGATAACAGCCAAACGACAAGCACAACCTGTAAAGAATTTTCCTTATCACCAACCACAGGAATACCAAATAATCAACAAAGAGAAATACCAACATGATATCTAACCTGGAAAAAAAAGCCAAAAGTCCTTGCCAAGAGTAATATCATGCGCTATCATCGGCATGTTGTTGACTTTAACGCGGAATGAAGCTGTGGCACTGCTAACCATCAAAATGAGCTATACATCACAGCAGATAGTCAGGAATGACAGTCCAGACTTCTCAAACAACAACCATGCAACAGGAGCACCAAATATAACACCAAAAGTAACATGCCCTCGCCTCCATAAGATGATATCAGCAGCTGAAAGATAGGAATTAACATTAGCATGACCAAGACAAATAGATGACCTGTTGCACTTTAGGATATAAAAGTAGCATAGCAGTTCTAAGCATCAAACATAAATCAAGTAATACCATATACATCGTCATCATTGATTGACCTACATTTCACAGTTTTCACTACTCATTGCTCGTTCTAATTATGCTACTAGCAAGGCTTCCAGTCGAATGCATGATTCTCCACAAGGACCCTGAATAACCCAAAGGTTTTCTTCAAGGTTTTTCCTTAAAGGTTCTCACCATTTCTATGAGAAAGAAAAAGGTGGCCAATCTAGAACATTTATAGTGACAGGCAAGGGCGAATCAGAGCGCAGAAGAAAATATTAAACACCAGAAAACTTGAAGCTAAGATGATCAATCAAGTGTAGgagatggtaaaaaaaaaactgtcatCTGAGATCAAGTACAGCAACGATGCACTTTGCGGCCCAATAGGATCCCAAACTCAATACTCTGAGCACTCTCATATGACTAGTCTTTCATTCGAAGGGTTCCTACTTGCAGCAATTAAGTATCAACGAGGAAAAAGCTAACAATATTCCGATTATTGATCTTATTTGGCCTTAGTATCAAGGCCTATTTAGTATGACAAGTATTTCGAGCCCGATTCAGTTCCACTAGCCCTGAAATCGAAAACCTAAAGAGCCACCGTTTCTGAATCCTGCGACTACTACAGCTAAGCACAGACACTGCACTTGACCTAAGGTAAAAGGCCGAGACTGCAAATAGAACATCCGTATCTCGCGGGGAAACATCACATCCACCTCACCTACCCGCCTCGCCGTCCAATTCACGCTGCGAATGCGCGGGTGCAACATAAGTCGTGGAATCTAGCACAACCGTGGGTTGGGGAGATTAGGGACGAAGAGCGGACCATTCCCGCCGCCGGCGATCTGGTGGACGGAGAGTCGGcacccgccgccggcgccggagctGCAGGGGTTGGCGGCGCCCTCTGTCCCGCCGTTCGCGCCTCCCACCCCTCCGGCGCCGTCCATGCGGCGGTCATTGTCTCGCGGCGGGGTTAGCCCCGAGGGAATACTCCTGAGAGGCCGGGAAGAGGAGGGAAGGCGGCAGGGCAGGTGGTCTGTTCTCCTCCCACGACGCAGCAGCGGCGGTAGGACCGAAGCCGAA includes:
- the LOC133924035 gene encoding ABC transporter G family member 6-like, producing the protein MHAMARTVHDRLPFLASPPPARERGRNPSLAEMLRLVGAATVDPAAAEDDGAASAFSLSLPLPTTPGHGMVGVGGSAGVEIGRSIQFRLVFSNLTYSVRTKERASPGGGGGLRLPMQRRCDHATAALHAHAPRTRALLDGISGEAREGEVLAVMGASGSGKSTLIDALANHISRDALKGAVTLNGEPLTGNIIKSISAYVMQDDLLFPMLTVIETLSFAAEFRLPRVLSPAKKRARVQALIEQLGLCAAANTIIGDEGHRGVSGGERRRVSIGTDIIHDPILLFLDEPTSGLDSTSAFMVVKVLRRIAESGSIVITSIHQPSQRILGLLDRLILLSGGRTVFSGPPSALPTYFAEFGFPIPEDENRAEFALDLIREFESLPTGTKPLVDFNRTWQRMHAPSHGSADADLWVPTMPLKEAISASISRGKLVSGSDVAGEAASVHTYANPFWVEMKVLTKRSAINSRRMPELFLIRLGAVVVTGAILATVFFRLDQSPKGAQERLGFFAFAMSTMFYTCADALPVFLQERYVFLRETAYGAYRRASYVLSNAIVSFPPLVVLSLSFAFTTFFAVGLAGGASGFAFYTLAILASFWAGSGFVTFLSGVIPHVMIGYTVVVAILAYFLLFSGFFINRDRIPGYWIWFHYLSLVKYPFEGVLQNEFGRGGECFVRGAQIFDNSPLAALPDAVKARVLASISSALGVGIGADTCVVTGRSVLQQTAVTQLGKWECLLVTAAWGFLFRLFFYFSLVLGSKNKRR